The genomic segment GGAGTTGGAGGCGAACCGGGCTGGCAGCCGCTGGCCAGCGCCAGCGTCAGCAGCAGCACCGTCCCTGGTGCCCGGCCCGGTCGCATCATGCCTGCGGCGGGGCGCCGTTGTTGCCGGGGCCTGCAGAGCCACCGCCACCACCACCGCCGCCACGACGGCGACGACGGCGCGGGCCGCGGGTGCCCGGGTTACCAGAAGGTGTGCCACCGCCCTGTTCCTTGCCCTGTGCCGAGGCGGCAGGACGCTCGTGTGCCGGTCGCGCCGGCGGACGGGCGTTGGCAACGGGGGCCGGCACATCACGGCCCGGCACCTGCACCACGCGCAGCTCATCGGTATCAAGCTGCAGCGCGGTCAACTTCCCGCCCCACACCGCACCGGTGTCGATGGCGTGCACGCCCTGGGTGATGGTCAGGCCCAGCGCGGACCAGTGGCCGCAGACGACCTTCAGGTCGCGCTCGACCCGGCCCGGCACTTCGAACCAGGGGTACAACCCCTGTTCCTGGGTGCCCGGCGTGCCCTTGTCCTCAATGCCGATGCGCCCACGCGGGGTGCAGTAGCGCATGCGGGTGAGCACATTGATGATCGCGCGTGAGCGGTCATAGCCGGACAGGTTGGGTGCCCAGCTCGGCTTGTCGCCGTACATGTTGCGGAACAGCTTGCGGTAGCCGGCGCCGTGCAACTGCGCCTCGACTTCGGCCGCATGTTTTTCGGCCATCTGCGTGGTCCACTTCGGCGCCAGCCCGGCGTGCACCATCATCCAGCCCAGTTCGCGGTCCACGTGCACCAGCTTCTGCAGGCGCAGCCAGTCCAGCAGTTCATCGCGGTCCTCGGCCTGCACGATGCGCAGCAGGTCCGGGTTGACCTTGCGCTGCTCCTCTTCGGTGCGCGCACCGACGGCCAGCAGCGAAAGATCATGGTTGCCCAGCACCACCACGCTGTGCTCGCGCAGCGAATGCACCAGCCGCAGCGTTTCCAGCGACTGGCCACCGCGGTTGACCAGATCGCCGCAGAACCACAGGGTGTCCTGCGCCGGGTCGAAGCGGATCTTCTCCAGCAGTCGCTGGGTGACGTCATAGCAGCCCTGCAGGTCGCCGATCGCCCACACACTCATCGTTCGGCCTCCTTGTCAGTGCAGGGTACGCGGGACGGCTAGCACGAACGGTGCGACCGGCGCGGCGAATTCGGTGCCATCGTCGGCGACCATGTCGTAGTGTCCCTGCATGGTGCCGTGATCGGTCCCCAGCATGACACCGGAGGTGTAACGGAAGTCTTCACCGGGGCGCAGCCGCGGCTGCTCGCCGATCACCCCGTCGCCATCGACATGCTCGACGCGGCCATTGGCATCGGTGATGCGCCAATGGCGTGCGACCAGGCGTGCGGCCACCCGTCCCTGGTTGTGGATGCGGATCGTATAGGCGAACGCAAAGCGACCGTCTTCCGGTGCGGATTGATCGTCGAGGAAGCGCGGCGCGACTTCGACGGAGATGGCATAAACGTCAGCGTCTTCCATACCGGCAGTGTAATCAGGAGGCATTGGCCAGAGCGACGAATTCGGCCACGTCCAGCTGTTCGGCGCGGGCATCGGGACGCACGCCGGCGGCGATGAACTGCTCGGCGGACACCACGTTGTTCAGCGCATTGCGCAGGGTCTTGCGGCGCTGCCCGAAGGCGGCCTTGACCACCTCGGCAAAGCGCCTGTGATCGTTGATGCCGATGCTGGCCGGATTGCGCGGCACCAGCCGCACCACGGCCGAATCGACCTTCGGCGGCGGCCGGAAGGCGCCCGGCGGCACCACGAACAGCGAGGTCACCTGGCAGTACGCCTGCAGCATCACGCTGAGGCGGCCATAGACCTTGCTGCCGGGGCCGGCGGCCATGCGGTCGACCACTTCCTTCTGCAGCATGAAGTGCATGTCGCGGACCACTGCGGCATGTTCCAGCGCATGGAACAGGATCGGCGAGGAGATGTTGTAGGGCAGGTTGCCGACCAGGCGGATCGGCTGGCCGGCGGCCAGCTCGGTGAAGTCCACGCGCAGCACGTCGCGATGGACGATGGTCAGCTCGCCCAGCGGCTCGGCGGCGGCGGTCAGCGGCGCGATCAGGTCGCGGTCGAACTCGATCACCGTCAGCTTCGGATGCACGCGCAGCAGCGGCAGCGTGATCGCGCCCTGGCCGGGACCGATCTCGACCAGGCGGTCGCCGTCTTTCGGATTGACCGCCATCACGATCTTGTCGATGTAGTGGCGATCGGCCAGGAAATGCTGGCCAAGCTGCTTCTTGGCCGGGGCGGTGAACACCGGGCCGGAGGGGGAATGCGGGGAATTCATGCGCTCAGTGTACGTTGCCGCGCCAGCTGCGCACACAGCGTCGTTGCCGCCTGCAGGCTGGAGGGATCGGCGATGCCGCGGCCGGCCAGGTCCAATGCGGTGCCATGGTCCACCGCCACGCGCGGATAGGGCAGGCCCAGGGTCAGGTTCACTGCCTGTTCGAAGCCCGAGTACTTCAGCACCGGCAGGCCCTGGTCGTGGTACATGGCCAGCACGGTGTCGAAGCCGGCCAGCTTGGCCGGCAGGAAGGCGGTGTCGGCGGGCAGCGGCCCGACCAGGTCCATGCCTTCAGCGCGCAGGCGCTGCAGCAGCGGAATCACCAGGTCCAGTTCCTCGCGGCCCAGGTGGCCGTCTTCACCGGCGTGCGGGTTCAGGCCGAGCACGGCAATGCGCGGTGCAGGCACGGCGAACTCGCGCCGCAGTGCGGCATGCACGGTGCGCAGGGTGTGTTCCAGGCCGGGTGCGGTGATCGCATCGGCCACCTCGCGCAGCGGCAGGTGGGTGGTGGCCAGGGCTACGCGCACGATGGGGTTGGCCAGCATCATCACCACCTTTACCCCGGCCTGGTCGGCCAGCAGTTCGGTGGTGCCGCTGTAGGCGATGCCGCCTTCGTTGATGACCGCCTTGTGCACCGGGCCGGTGACCACGCCGTGCAGTTCGCCGCTGAGGCAGGCTCGGCCCGCGCCGAGAAGTGCGTGAATGACCGCGCTGGCGTTGGCCGGGTCGGCGTGGCCAAACCGGCTGGGCACGGCATTGGCGACCACGCGCAGGCGCAGATCACCGGGGACGCGGGCTTCGGCATCCTCGGGCAAGAGCTGCAGGGGCAGGTTCAGCGCGGCTGCCGCCGCGCGCAGGGTGTCCGGATCGCCGAAGGCCAGCAGCCGGCTGTCTTCACGCGGCTGCTGGGCCAGTCGGACACACAGCTCCGGGCCGATCCCGGCGGGCTCGCCCGGTACCAGAGCGAGCTCGGGGCGCATCGGTCAGGACTGCGGCGGCGTGGCGGTGTTTTCCGCGCGGTCGCCGCTGCGGAAGCTCACGTAGGCTTCGCCACGCAGTTCCTGCAGGAAGCGGTTGTACTCGTCTTCCAGCTTGCGGCGGCCGATGGTCTCGCGGACCTGGGCACGCTGGTTGTCGTTGGTCACGTCGGTCTGGCGGGTGGCTACGCGCTGCACGATGTGCCAGCCGGCATCGGTACGGAACGGCTGGCTGATGCCGCCGTCCTGGATGCCGGAGACCTGCTGGCCGAACGCCGGACCGAAGGCGTCGGCCGGGAACCAGCCCAGATCGCCACCCTGACCCTTGCTGTTGTTGTCCTCGGAGGACTCCTTGGCCACCGTCTCGAAGTCCGCGCCACCGGCAATGCGGGCGCGCAGGGTATCGATCTTGGCCTTGGCGGCCGCGTCGGTCTGGTGATCGTCCACGCGCACCAGGATGTGGCGGCCGTGGTACTCGGTGACCGTGCTCGCGCCGGCCGTGGCACTGGCATCACGCACGTCCACCAGCTTCAACAGCTGGAAGCCGCTGGGGCCGCGGATCGGGCCCACCACTTCGCCGGGCTTCATCTTTTCCATCATCTGCGCGAAGGCCTGCGGGATTTCATCCAGGCTGCGCCAGCCCAGATCGCCGCCTTCCAGCGCGTTGGGGCTGTCCGAATAGCGGACAGCAGCGGCGTTGAAGTCCAGCTCGCCCTTGTCCAGCAGGGTCTTCACGCCGTCGGCCTTCTTCTGGCCGGTGGCGATCTGGTCGGCATTGGCGCCGTCGGGCAGGGCGATCAGGATGTGCGCCAGGTGGTACTGGTTGCCCACCGTGGCCTGCTGCTTCAGCGCGGCATCGACCTCGCCCTCGCTGACGCTGATACGGCTCTGCGCGAAGCTCTGGCGCAGGCGCTGCACGGTGATTTCATCGCGCACCGAAGCCCGGAAGTCGTTGAAGTCGATACCGTCATGGGCCAGGCGCTGGCGCAGGGCGTCCAGGGTCGAGCCATTCTGCTGGGCGATGGCATTCATCGCCTGGTTCAGCTCCTGGTCGCCGATGCGGATACCGCTGCTCTGGGCGCGGGCCACCTGCAGCTTGACCAGCACCAGCCGCTCGAGCACCTGGCGGCTGAGCACGTCTTCCGGCGGCAGCTGGTTTTCACGGCCGGTGTACTGCGCCTTGATGTTGGCGATCGCACGCTGGAGCTCGCTCTGCAGGATCACGTCCTCATCGACGACGGCGGCGATGCGGTCAAGCGGCTGCGCCTCCTGGGCAAGCACCTGCAGGGGGGCGGACACGCTGGACACCGCCAGCAGCGAGGCGAGAAGAACGGGGAAGCGCTTGGTCATGGGATCTGATTCGGATCGTAGTCATCGCGGGTCGCCCCGGTGTTGCTGGGCGGCACCAGATAGAGGTCGTCGCGGTTGTAGCCGAGGATAGCACGGCGCAGGGTACGGTCCGTGTCCTGGCCGATGGAGCTCAGGCCCTTGAGCACGAACTCCAGCTGGATGGAGTTGTTCATGTCGCCTTCGCGGTTGCGCACGTAGCGGCGGGCAACGGCGCGCACGGCCAGGCAGCAGCTGTCCCACTGCACACCGGCGATGATTTCCAGCGGTTCCTTGTCCTGCAGGGAGTAGTAGTAGCGGCCAACCACGCTCCAGCGCGCATTCAGCGGGTACAGGAACGACAGGTCGGCCTGCTCCAGCAGGGTCCGGTCATGCTTGTTGGCGTTGGCCGCGGCACCGGCATTGATGCGGTAGCGGTAGCTGAGGTTGACCACGCCGTCGTTGGGCATCAGGTAGCGGGCACGGACGCTGGCCAGGTCCTCGCGCTTGTACTTCGGGTCCCACTGGTAGGTGGCGCCCAGGGTCCAGCGATCGTTGATCATGTAGTTGCCGTCGGCGATCCAGGCCGACTTGCCCTTTTCAACCGGCGCACCGCCCGGGAGCGTCACCCGCGACTCGTCGAAGTACTGGATCTGGCCGATGGCGGCCGAGAACCGTTCCTTGCCGGTGGTCTGGTCGATGAACCGGGTGCCCAGCGCCAGGGTCAGCTGGTTGGCATCGTTCTGGCGATCGGCGCCGGTGTAGCGCGAATCGCGGAACAGCTGGCCCCAGCTGAAGGTGAAGTCACGGGTATCGAAGATTGGCAATTCTTCCTGGTTGCGGTAGGGCGTGCGCAGGTAGAACAGGCGCGGTTCCAGGGTCTGCAGGAACGACTTGCCGCCGATACGGGTTTCGCGATCGAAGAACAGGCCGGCATCGAGGCTGGCGATCGGCAGGCTTCGGCTCGGCGAGGTGTTGCCACGCAGCTGCTCCGGCGTGGCGGTGGCCGGATCGATGCCCTGCGAGCGCAGGATCTGCCCACGGATGCCGTTGGCGCCGTCCACCAGGCTGCGGTCCAGCTGGTAAGCGGTGTAGCGGTAGGCCAGGGTGGGCGTGACGTACCAGGCCGCGCCGCTGATCGGGAACGACACGTACGGTTTCACGTCCAGGCGTGAGCCACCACCGACGCCGATGCCGGATGTCCGCTGCCGGCCATTGCGGGTGTACTGCAGGTCCGGGCCGACCTCGGGACCGTACTTGTAGTTGATATCGTCGTGGGTGAACCGCACGGCTTCGGAGTAGATGCCGGCTTCCAGCCACGGCAGCACCGGCTTGTCCCAGTTGAAGTACAGGCGGGGCTGGCGGTTGTAGGGCAGGGAGCTTTCGTCGAGGGTGTAATCGGTCAGCTGCCAGCGGTCGGCCATGATCCCGGCCGTCCAGGTCTGGCCGGTGCCATACAATCCGATGCTGCTCTGCAGGCTGGAGGCGGTCACACCGACCAGGCGATTGGCGAAGTCCTCGACATAGCGCTCGTCGCTGACCCAGGCCAGGTTGGCGCGGGTTTGCCAGTTGTTGTTCACGTTGTGGTAGCCGGTGAACATCACCCGGCCGCGGTCGCGGTCGCGCAGCTTGTCGTTGGGAATGAACGAGGTCAGCACGTCACCGCGGCCACCTTTGTAGAGGTAGCGGAATTCGTTGTCGAGCAGCAGCCCGCGCTGGCTCATGTAGCGCGGGGTCAGGGTATCGTCGTAGTTCGGCGCCAGATTGAAGTAGATCGGCTGCGCATAGTCGACACCGTTGCGGCCGGACATGCCCAGCTGCGGGAACAGCAGGCCGGTCTTGCGGCGGTCATCGATCGGGAACTTGAAGTAAGGCGCCCACAGCACCGGCACATTGCCGATACGCAGCACGGCGTTGCGGGCGGTGCCGAAGCCTTCGTCGTTGTCCACCTCGATCTGCGGCGCGGACAGCTTCCATACCGGCTGCGAGGGGTCGCAGGTGGTGTAGGTGGAGCGGTGCATCTGGCCGACCGCACCCTGCAGGTCGACCGACTCGGCGTCACCGTTGCCGCGGCGCGACACCAGCTGGTACTTGATGTCGGAGATCTTGTGGGTGTCGCTTTCCTGGTTGCCCTCGGCACGCTTGGCGATCATCCGGATCGACCCGTCCTGGTAGCGGACATTGCCGTCGGCGATGTAGTTGCCGGTCTCGGTATCGAAGCTGAGCTTGTCGGTGCCGACGAACTGATCGCCACGGCGCAGGGCCACGTTGCCCTCGTACTGCGGCACGGTGGTGGTGCCCAGCAGCTGGTCGCCCTCGATGTCGGTCGACTGCTGCTCGCGGGCGGCCGCGGCAGCGGCCTTGTCCTGGCCGGGGACAGGGGTGGGGGCGTCAGTGAACGCGGGAATCACGTCGGTGGCCGGGCACAGGCCCCAGTTGAGCGGCTTGTCGTCGGCCATCGCCGGCAGGCTGATGGCGATGCTCAGAGGCAGGGGAAGCAGTCGGAGGGCTCGGCGCACGCGGTTCGGATTCGGGCGAAAACGGACGGTAGCTTGCCCCATCCCTTGCATAGGGGCAATGAAGGGCGGTGGAGACTGCCGGTTCGGGTTCATCCGGCAACGGTACCACCGGCGCCTGAAATCAGGGTCCGGACATGCGCCACGCTGCATTCGGCCAGTGCCTGCAGGTCGTAGCCCCCCTCCAGCATCGAAACCACCCGGCCGGCCGCGTGGCGGCGTGCCAGCGCATGCAGCTCGCCGGTGATCCAGGCGAAATCGTCGGTTTCCAGCATCAGATCGGCCTGCGGGTCCCGCAGGTGCGCATCGAAGCCGGCCGAGATCAGCAGCAGCTGCGGGCGGAAGTCATCGATGGCCGGCAGCATCTCGTCGGCCCAGACATTGCGGAAGCGGAATCCGCCACTTCCGGGCGGCAGCAGGATGTTCATCAGGTTGCCGGCGCCACGGTCGCGGCGCAGGCCCGAATTGGGGAACAGCCCGGCCTGGTGGGTGCTGTAGTACGAGACCCGGGCATCGTGCTGGAAGATGTCCTGAGTGCCGTTGCCGTGGTGCACGTCGAAGTCGACCACGGCAATGCGTTCCAGGCCGTGGCGGTCGCGGGCATAGGCAGCGGCGATGGCGATGTTGTTGAGCAGGCAGAAGCCCATCGCCGTGCTGCTGGTGGCGTGGTGACCGGGCGGCCGCACGGCGCAGAAGGCCAGCGTATCCTCGCCGAGCATCACCGCATCGACTGCGGCCACGCCGGCACCAGCGGCATGCACGGCGGCGCTGGCCGATCCCGGCGAGGTCCAGGTGTCCATGTCCAGCTGGCGCAGCGGGGCAGTCTGTGGCTGCAGCACGAAGTCGAGCAGGGAACTGTCATGCACCCGGGTCAGTTCGCCGAACTTGGCCGGAGGGGCTTGGCGCCACTGCAGCTGGCCGGGAAAGGCCGCATGCAGGGCATCGAGCACATGCTGCAGGCGTTGCGGGCACTCCGGGTGCCCGGGGCCGGGGTCATGCAGCAGGCAGGACGGATGGGTATAGACCAGCATCGTGCCGACTCAGCGCTGGCGCTGCTGTGGCTGCCACAGCGCCTCGCCGTGGCCATCGGCACGGGCCAGCACCCGGGCCAGCACGAACAGCAGGTCCGACAGCCGGTTGAGGTACTGCAGTGCCTCGCTGCGCACCGCCTCGCGGCGGGCCAGGGCGACGGTCTCGCGCTCGGCGCGACGGACGATGGTGCGCGCCAGGTGGCAGCGCGCGGCAGCTTCGCCCCCGGCCGGCAGGATGAATTCCTTCAGCATCGGCAGGCCGGCGTTGTAGTGGTCCAGCTGCTGTTCCAGCGCCGAGACATCGGCGGCATGGATCGCGGCGTGGCCGGGGATGCACAGCTCGGCACCCAGGTCGAACAACTGGTGCTGCAGGTGCACGACCAGCGCCCGCACGTCCTCGGGCAGCGATGCCGCCAGCAGCAGGCCGAGCGCCGCATTGGCCTCGTCGACCGTGCCGAAGGAGGCAACGCGTGCGTCATCCTTGGCCACGCGCTGGCCGTCGCCGAGGCCGGTGCTGCCGTCGTCGCCGGTGCGGGTGTAGATGCGCGAGAGGCGATGGCCCATGGCGCGGCTCAGTGGCGGATGTCGCGGCGGGCCTGCTGGAGCTTGAGGAACTGCTCCACGGCCAGCTGCAGGGCGGCGGCCAGCGCCACGTAGATCGCGGTGGTGCGCAGGTACGGCCCGAACCACTGCGCGTAGTTCTGCGCCCAGCCGGTCAGGGTCGGTTCGGCCACGTTGCGGCTGGTCCAGTAGAAGCCGCCCTGCGCCAGCAGATGGCAGACCGCCACCGAGGCGACCAGCAGCAGCGCGCCCTTGGCCAGCACCGGCCAGCGCGCGCCCTGGTAGTTGCGGCCAAGCAGCATGCCGCCGGCCCACAGCGAGAAATACGCGGGCAGCAGCAGCCAGTAGCCCGGCGACACGCAGTAGTGCTGCCAGAAATCCAGGCCGCTGCTGCGGATCACGATCCAGTCGACCAGCACCGCGAACACCATCAGCAGCGGGAACGCCCAGCGCGTCCAGCGCGCCAGATAGAAGCCGCCGATGAAGAACACGGCCCAGGAGGCATCGGGAATGGCCGCGAAGTGATTGACCCGGGTCGCCGCCAGCAGCAGTACAAGTACGGACAGGACGAAGGCGCGGTTGGCAGTGTCGGACATGGTGGGGGCCCGGGGCGGATTCAGGTTTCATTCTAGCCCGCCGCACGGGATGGCGCAGGCGTCGTCCCGTTCGGCGTACAGTCGGGACGAGCGCGTATCATGAACGCATGAGTGAACGACATGACGTGCTGATCGTCGGAGGCGGCCTGGTCGGCGCCAGCCTGGCCATTGCCCTGGAGCGCCTGGGCCGCGACGTAGGCCTGCTCGAGGCCAGTCCCGCCGGTGAACTGCCGGCGGTGTTCGACCAGCGCAACCTCAGTTTCGCCGCGGCCACCGTCAACGCGCTGACTGCGCTGGGCGTGATGCAGAAGCTGGCGATGGCGCCGGGACCGATCCGCCGCATCCATGTCAGCCGCGCCGGTGATTTCGGCCGCGTGCAGCTTGACGCCAGTGACTATGACCGGCCCTGGTTCGGCCAGGTGGTGGTCGCGCGCGATTTCGGCCAGGCGCTGGAGGCTCGGCTGCAGGAGCTGCCGCGGCTGCGCCGTTACCGGCCGATGCGTTTCCTGGGGCTGGGCGAGGTGGTCGATGGCTATCGCCAGGTGCGGGTGGCCGATGAGAACGGCGAACACGTGCTGCTGGCCCGGCTGGTGGTCGGTGCCGATGGCACCGCCAGTGCCGTGCGCGGTGCGCTGGGGATCGAGGTCGACCGCCATGATTTCCAGCAGACGCTGTTTGTCGCCCGCGTGCGCAGCCAGCGCGCGCCGGATGGCACGGCGTGGGAGCGCTTCACCGATACCGGCCCGACCGCGCTGCTGCCGCGCGGCGACCGCCACTTCGGCACCGTGCATGGTGTTGCGCGCGACCAGGCCGACGCGGTGATGGCGCTGGATGATGCCGCCTGGCTGCAGCGACTGCAGCACGCGATCGGCTGGCGCGCCGGCCGCCTGCTCGACTCCGGCCCGCGCAGTGCCTATCCATTGATCCAGGTGCTGGCGCGCGCGCTGGCCGGTGAGCGCGCGGTGCTGCTCGGCAATGCCGCACAGACCATCCACCCGTTGGGCGCACAGGGCTTCAACCTGGGCCTGCGCGATGCGCTGACCCTGGCCGAGCTGCTGGAGGATGCGCATGAGGACGCCGGCAGTGACGCATTGCTGCAGGCCTATGTCGCGCGCCGTGAGGAGGACCGCCGGCAGACGGTGGCGTTCTCCGGTGGCCTGGCGCGGCTGACCAGCAACCCGGCACCGCTGATGCGACCGCTGCGCAGCCTCGGCCTGGTGGCCGCGCAACGCGCCTCGGTGCAGTCGATGCTGGTCGGTGGCGCGATGGGCTTCCGCGGCGAAGTGCCTCGGCTGTGCCGCGGAGAAGCCGCATGAGCCGGCACGCGCGTCTGGATGTGACCATCGTCGGTGGCGGCGTGGTGGGTGCGGCCTGCGCGCTGGCACTGGCCGAAGCCGGGCTCTCGGTCGCACTGGTGGAAGGCCGTGAACCGGCGCCCTGGCAGGCTGCGCAGCCGGACCTGCGGGTGTTTGCCTTCGCCGCTGACAATGTGCAGCTGTTGAACCGGCTGGGCGTGTGGCCTGCCATCGCGCAGGCCCGCGCGTGGCCCTATCGGCGCATGCAGGTGTGGGATGCGGCAGGTGGTGAGGATCTGTTGTTCGACGCGGACCGCTTCGGTCGGCGCGAGTTGGGTTACATCGTCGAGAACGGCCTGCTGCAGGATCGCCTGTGGGCGGCGCTGCCGGCCGCGGGCGTGCAGCTGCATTGCCCGGCGCGGGTGGAGACGCTGGAGCAGGACGAGGCCGGCGTGCGCCTGCGCCTCGACGACGGCCGTCGCCTGGAAGCGGCGCTGGCGGTGGCCGCTGACGGCGCCGAATCGACCCTGCGCCGGCTGGCCGGGATCGAGGTCGAGCGGCATGACTACCACCAGCGTGGCGTGGTGGCCTACGTGGACAGTGAACTGCCGAACCAGGCCACGGCCTGGCAGCGCTTCCTGCCGACCGGACCGCTGGCGCTGCTGCCGGTGGCCGAGCGCCGCAGTTCCATCGTCTGGACCCTTCCGGAGGATGAAGCCGCTCGCGTGCTGGCACTGGACGAAGCCGCGTTCAATCGGGAACTGACCCGCGCCTTTGCCGCCCGCCTGGGCGAACTGCGGCTGGCCTCGGCACGTGCGGCGTTCCCGCTGCGTCGTCAGCTCGCTCGCCACTATGTCGCCGGTCGCGTGCTGGCACTGGGCGATGCCGCGCATGTCGTGCATCCGCTGGCCGGGCAGGGCGTGAACCTGGGCCTGCGCGATGTCGCCGCCCTGCAGCAGTGGCTGGCACCTTCCACGGAGCGCCGCGGCCAGCCGCGCCTTTCACCGCAGCGGCTGCAGCGCTGGGCCCGTGAGCGCCGCAGCGACAATCACATCGCCGCCTACAGCTTCGACGCGATCAATCGCCTGTTCTCCAATGATGAGATGCACCTGACTCTGGCCCGTGGCCGCGCGCTGGGCTGCGTCGGCAAATGGCCGCCGCTGGTGCAGGCATTCTGGAAGCGCGCCGCCGGCGTCTGATCGGAGTACAGGCCGTCCTGGTAGGTGCCAACCCTGGTTGGCACGCCTCCGACAGTGTGCCAACCAAGGTTGGCGCCCACCGGGAGCGGGTCGTGTGCCCGCCGTCAGTAGAGCCACGCCATGCGTGGATGAAGATCGCGACGGCGGATCAATCCACCAGCCAACCGGCCAGGTCGGCGCGGTCGAGCTTGCCGCGGTGCTTGCGGTCCAGCGCGTTGAACTCGTCGGCCAACGCCGGGTTGGCCTGTGCTTCCTCGCGGCTGATGAAGCCATCGCCGTTCACGTCCAGGTCGCTGAAGCGGATGCGGTACTGGCCGACCACGCTGCTCGGCTCCAGCGAACGTACGGTCACCTGCGCTTCGCCGGCCGGCTGTGCAATCTCCACGCTGCCGGTGACCCGGCCGGCGCCCAGCGCTTGCTGGCGGATCGCGCCACCGGTCGGGCCGAGCGGTTGGCTCTGCGCGGGCGTATGCGGCAACTGCTGGGCAAGGGCAGGCGCCGCCGCCAGCAGGGCGATCAGTATCGGAGTCGAGCGGTATCGCATGGTTGCATCCCTCGGTAGCGCCGGGCCATGCCCGGCGGGCACGATGGCCTCAGCGCAGCGGCGAAGCCAGTACGGTGATCTCTTCGCGGTCGTGGTACAGCTGCTTGGCGCGCACCACCAGCGGCTTGCCGGCCTGGTCCTGGAACAGGTCCAGGCACAGCCGGGTCTCGTCCCAGCGCTTCTTCATCGGCAGTTTCAGGTTGAAGATCGCGTGCCGGCACCAGCCTTCGCGGAACCAGGTGGCCATGCGCTCGGCCACGCGGCGCGGCTGCTCGACCATGTCGCAGACCATCCAGTCCAGCGGCTGCTCCGGGTGCCAGTGGAAGCCGTCGGCGCGCAGGTGCTCGACC from the Stenotrophomonas maltophilia genome contains:
- the rsmA gene encoding 16S rRNA (adenine(1518)-N(6)/adenine(1519)-N(6))-dimethyltransferase RsmA, which gives rise to MNSPHSPSGPVFTAPAKKQLGQHFLADRHYIDKIVMAVNPKDGDRLVEIGPGQGAITLPLLRVHPKLTVIEFDRDLIAPLTAAAEPLGELTIVHRDVLRVDFTELAAGQPIRLVGNLPYNISSPILFHALEHAAVVRDMHFMLQKEVVDRMAAGPGSKVYGRLSVMLQAYCQVTSLFVVPPGAFRPPPKVDSAVVRLVPRNPASIGINDHRRFAEVVKAAFGQRRKTLRNALNNVVSAEQFIAAGVRPDARAEQLDVAEFVALANAS
- a CDS encoding symmetrical bis(5'-nucleosyl)-tetraphosphatase yields the protein MSVWAIGDLQGCYDVTQRLLEKIRFDPAQDTLWFCGDLVNRGGQSLETLRLVHSLREHSVVVLGNHDLSLLAVGARTEEEQRKVNPDLLRIVQAEDRDELLDWLRLQKLVHVDRELGWMMVHAGLAPKWTTQMAEKHAAEVEAQLHGAGYRKLFRNMYGDKPSWAPNLSGYDRSRAIINVLTRMRYCTPRGRIGIEDKGTPGTQEQGLYPWFEVPGRVERDLKVVCGHWSALGLTITQGVHAIDTGAVWGGKLTALQLDTDELRVVQVPGRDVPAPVANARPPARPAHERPAASAQGKEQGGGTPSGNPGTRGPRRRRRRGGGGGGGGSAGPGNNGAPPQA
- the apaG gene encoding Co2+/Mg2+ efflux protein ApaG, which gives rise to MEDADVYAISVEVAPRFLDDQSAPEDGRFAFAYTIRIHNQGRVAARLVARHWRITDANGRVEHVDGDGVIGEQPRLRPGEDFRYTSGVMLGTDHGTMQGHYDMVADDGTEFAAPVAPFVLAVPRTLH
- the pdxA gene encoding 4-hydroxythreonine-4-phosphate dehydrogenase PdxA, translating into MRPELALVPGEPAGIGPELCVRLAQQPREDSRLLAFGDPDTLRAAAAALNLPLQLLPEDAEARVPGDLRLRVVANAVPSRFGHADPANASAVIHALLGAGRACLSGELHGVVTGPVHKAVINEGGIAYSGTTELLADQAGVKVVMMLANPIVRVALATTHLPLREVADAITAPGLEHTLRTVHAALRREFAVPAPRIAVLGLNPHAGEDGHLGREELDLVIPLLQRLRAEGMDLVGPLPADTAFLPAKLAGFDTVLAMYHDQGLPVLKYSGFEQAVNLTLGLPYPRVAVDHGTALDLAGRGIADPSSLQAATTLCAQLARQRTLSA
- a CDS encoding histone deacetylase family protein, with protein sequence MLVYTHPSCLLHDPGPGHPECPQRLQHVLDALHAAFPGQLQWRQAPPAKFGELTRVHDSSLLDFVLQPQTAPLRQLDMDTWTSPGSASAAVHAAGAGVAAVDAVMLGEDTLAFCAVRPPGHHATSSTAMGFCLLNNIAIAAAYARDRHGLERIAVVDFDVHHGNGTQDIFQHDARVSYYSTHQAGLFPNSGLRRDRGAGNLMNILLPPGSGGFRFRNVWADEMLPAIDDFRPQLLLISAGFDAHLRDPQADLMLETDDFAWITGELHALARRHAAGRVVSMLEGGYDLQALAECSVAHVRTLISGAGGTVAG
- a CDS encoding peptidylprolyl isomerase yields the protein MTKRFPVLLASLLAVSSVSAPLQVLAQEAQPLDRIAAVVDEDVILQSELQRAIANIKAQYTGRENQLPPEDVLSRQVLERLVLVKLQVARAQSSGIRIGDQELNQAMNAIAQQNGSTLDALRQRLAHDGIDFNDFRASVRDEITVQRLRQSFAQSRISVSEGEVDAALKQQATVGNQYHLAHILIALPDGANADQIATGQKKADGVKTLLDKGELDFNAAAVRYSDSPNALEGGDLGWRSLDEIPQAFAQMMEKMKPGEVVGPIRGPSGFQLLKLVDVRDASATAGASTVTEYHGRHILVRVDDHQTDAAAKAKIDTLRARIAGGADFETVAKESSEDNNSKGQGGDLGWFPADAFGPAFGQQVSGIQDGGISQPFRTDAGWHIVQRVATRQTDVTNDNQRAQVRETIGRRKLEDEYNRFLQELRGEAYVSFRSGDRAENTATPPQS
- the lptD gene encoding LPS-assembly protein LptD, with protein sequence MRRALRLLPLPLSIAISLPAMADDKPLNWGLCPATDVIPAFTDAPTPVPGQDKAAAAAAREQQSTDIEGDQLLGTTTVPQYEGNVALRRGDQFVGTDKLSFDTETGNYIADGNVRYQDGSIRMIAKRAEGNQESDTHKISDIKYQLVSRRGNGDAESVDLQGAVGQMHRSTYTTCDPSQPVWKLSAPQIEVDNDEGFGTARNAVLRIGNVPVLWAPYFKFPIDDRRKTGLLFPQLGMSGRNGVDYAQPIYFNLAPNYDDTLTPRYMSQRGLLLDNEFRYLYKGGRGDVLTSFIPNDKLRDRDRGRVMFTGYHNVNNNWQTRANLAWVSDERYVEDFANRLVGVTASSLQSSIGLYGTGQTWTAGIMADRWQLTDYTLDESSLPYNRQPRLYFNWDKPVLPWLEAGIYSEAVRFTHDDINYKYGPEVGPDLQYTRNGRQRTSGIGVGGGSRLDVKPYVSFPISGAAWYVTPTLAYRYTAYQLDRSLVDGANGIRGQILRSQGIDPATATPEQLRGNTSPSRSLPIASLDAGLFFDRETRIGGKSFLQTLEPRLFYLRTPYRNQEELPIFDTRDFTFSWGQLFRDSRYTGADRQNDANQLTLALGTRFIDQTTGKERFSAAIGQIQYFDESRVTLPGGAPVEKGKSAWIADGNYMINDRWTLGATYQWDPKYKREDLASVRARYLMPNDGVVNLSYRYRINAGAAANANKHDRTLLEQADLSFLYPLNARWSVVGRYYYSLQDKEPLEIIAGVQWDSCCLAVRAVARRYVRNREGDMNNSIQLEFVLKGLSSIGQDTDRTLRRAILGYNRDDLYLVPPSNTGATRDDYDPNQIP